From one Larimichthys crocea isolate SSNF chromosome XVIII, L_crocea_2.0, whole genome shotgun sequence genomic stretch:
- the hat1 gene encoding histone acetyltransferase type B catalytic subunit isoform X1: MAGVNTMEKKLAEYKCDTNEAISLKLVRFPEDVDDDGTTFHPEYSHQLFGDDEVVFGYKGLQIQLFYTAGNLSTLFKVKYSSKVSEVFDCVEADDVEGKIREIVPAGFTCNTDDFISLLEKDANFKPFGTLLHTYTVHSEEAGELTYQIHKADITCPGFQEYHERLQTFLMWFIETASFIDADDDRWDFFLVFEKYNKDGETLYATVGYMTVYNYYVYPDKTRPRVSQMLILPPFQGEGHGAQLLEAVHRFYCSLPKVQDITAEDPSENYVKLRDYVLVKLCQGLPSFAADKLHLGFSADMVKEAQDKLKINKKHARRVYEILRLRATDMSDEEKAREYRLEVKKRLFGPYRKNQRELAKMRKCLRPEELVSHMGQMDTQTQHEELEKSYQVVVEDYRRIIERLASQA, from the exons ATGGCGG GAGTTAATACCATGGAGAAGAAACTGGCTGAATACAAGTGCGACACCAATGAAGCTATATCCTTGAAGCTGG TTCGCTTCCCGGAGGATGTCGATGATGATGGCACCACGTTCCACCCTGAGTACAGCCACCAGCTTTTTGGAGACGA TGAGGTCGTTTTCGGATACAAAGGTCTTCAGATACAGCTCTTCTACACTGCTGGAAACCTGAGCACCCTCTTCAAAGTGAAATACTCCTCAAAGGTCTCTGAGGTGTTTGACTGCGTGGAG GCTGATGATGTCGAAGGGAAGATCCGGGAAATCGTCCCTGCTGGGTTCACCTGCAACACTGATGACTTCATCTCACTGCTGGAGAAGGATGCCAATTTCAAGCCCTTCGGCACCCTgcttcacacatacacagtccaCAGCGAGGAGGCGGGAGAGCTCACATACCAGATTCACAAG GCTGACATTACCTGCCCGGGATTCCAAGAGTACCACGAGCGCCTGCAGACCTTCCTCATGTGGTTCATAGAGACTGCCAGTTTCATCGACGCAGACGACGATCGTTGGGACTTCTTTCTTGT aTTTGAAAAGTACAATAAAGATGGGGAGACTCTCTACGCAACTGTTGGCTACATGACAGTTTATAATTACTACGTGTACCCAGACAAAACCCGACCACGTGTAAG CCAAATGTTGATCCTGCCTCCGTTCCAAGGAGAGGGGCATGGAGCTCAGCTCCTCGAGGCAGTGCACAGATTTTACTGCAGCCTTCCCAAAGTGCAAGACATCACAG CCGAAGACCCCTCTGAGAACTACGTGAAGCTGAGAGACTACGTGCTGGTCAAGCTTTGTCAAGGCCTGCCGTCCTTCGCTGCAGACAAGCTGCACCTCGGCTTCTCGGCTGACATGGTCAAAGAAGCACAAGACAAGCTGAAAATTAACAAG aaaCATGCGAGGCGAGTGTATGAAATCCTGCGTCTGAGAGCAACAGACATGAGCGATGAAGAAAAGGCAAGAGAGTACCGCttggaggtgaagaagaggcTATTTGGACCATACAGG AAGAATCAGAGGGAGCTGGCCAAGATGAGGAAGTGCCTGCGGCCGGAGGAGCTGGTGTCCCACATGGGTCAGATGGACACTCAGACGCAGCACGAGGAGCTGGAGAAGAGTTATCAGGTCGTTGTGGAAGACTACAGGAGAATCATTGAGAGGCTTGCGTCACAGGCCTGA
- the hat1 gene encoding histone acetyltransferase type B catalytic subunit isoform X2 translates to MEKKLAEYKCDTNEAISLKLVRFPEDVDDDGTTFHPEYSHQLFGDDEVVFGYKGLQIQLFYTAGNLSTLFKVKYSSKVSEVFDCVEADDVEGKIREIVPAGFTCNTDDFISLLEKDANFKPFGTLLHTYTVHSEEAGELTYQIHKADITCPGFQEYHERLQTFLMWFIETASFIDADDDRWDFFLVFEKYNKDGETLYATVGYMTVYNYYVYPDKTRPRVSQMLILPPFQGEGHGAQLLEAVHRFYCSLPKVQDITAEDPSENYVKLRDYVLVKLCQGLPSFAADKLHLGFSADMVKEAQDKLKINKKHARRVYEILRLRATDMSDEEKAREYRLEVKKRLFGPYRKNQRELAKMRKCLRPEELVSHMGQMDTQTQHEELEKSYQVVVEDYRRIIERLASQA, encoded by the exons ATGGAGAAGAAACTGGCTGAATACAAGTGCGACACCAATGAAGCTATATCCTTGAAGCTGG TTCGCTTCCCGGAGGATGTCGATGATGATGGCACCACGTTCCACCCTGAGTACAGCCACCAGCTTTTTGGAGACGA TGAGGTCGTTTTCGGATACAAAGGTCTTCAGATACAGCTCTTCTACACTGCTGGAAACCTGAGCACCCTCTTCAAAGTGAAATACTCCTCAAAGGTCTCTGAGGTGTTTGACTGCGTGGAG GCTGATGATGTCGAAGGGAAGATCCGGGAAATCGTCCCTGCTGGGTTCACCTGCAACACTGATGACTTCATCTCACTGCTGGAGAAGGATGCCAATTTCAAGCCCTTCGGCACCCTgcttcacacatacacagtccaCAGCGAGGAGGCGGGAGAGCTCACATACCAGATTCACAAG GCTGACATTACCTGCCCGGGATTCCAAGAGTACCACGAGCGCCTGCAGACCTTCCTCATGTGGTTCATAGAGACTGCCAGTTTCATCGACGCAGACGACGATCGTTGGGACTTCTTTCTTGT aTTTGAAAAGTACAATAAAGATGGGGAGACTCTCTACGCAACTGTTGGCTACATGACAGTTTATAATTACTACGTGTACCCAGACAAAACCCGACCACGTGTAAG CCAAATGTTGATCCTGCCTCCGTTCCAAGGAGAGGGGCATGGAGCTCAGCTCCTCGAGGCAGTGCACAGATTTTACTGCAGCCTTCCCAAAGTGCAAGACATCACAG CCGAAGACCCCTCTGAGAACTACGTGAAGCTGAGAGACTACGTGCTGGTCAAGCTTTGTCAAGGCCTGCCGTCCTTCGCTGCAGACAAGCTGCACCTCGGCTTCTCGGCTGACATGGTCAAAGAAGCACAAGACAAGCTGAAAATTAACAAG aaaCATGCGAGGCGAGTGTATGAAATCCTGCGTCTGAGAGCAACAGACATGAGCGATGAAGAAAAGGCAAGAGAGTACCGCttggaggtgaagaagaggcTATTTGGACCATACAGG AAGAATCAGAGGGAGCTGGCCAAGATGAGGAAGTGCCTGCGGCCGGAGGAGCTGGTGTCCCACATGGGTCAGATGGACACTCAGACGCAGCACGAGGAGCTGGAGAAGAGTTATCAGGTCGTTGTGGAAGACTACAGGAGAATCATTGAGAGGCTTGCGTCACAGGCCTGA